Below is a window of Streptomyces spongiicola DNA.
GCACCGAGTGGATACGCCTGTCCCGGCCAGACCTGCATAGATAGAACTCTTCCACTTCTGATCCGGGTGCGGGGGACCTCTTCGGCCAGATCCTCCCCGAAAGTCGCGCAAGCTCCTAGGACTCACCGCCGTCCTACCGGGTGACCACGGCCGCGAACGGGCAGCCGAACCGGTGGCGAAACCGGTAGCGAACCGGTAGCAAAGGGCCGGAAGGACACCCATGCTCGGCGGGGCGCACTGCTCCGCAGGGTCGGCCGGGGTCCGCGGCGCCTCACCGCGGACCCGGCCGAAGCCGGGCCCACCGAAGACCGGGGCCGCCGTGCCGCCCTGCCGCCGTGTGGCTGCCGGTCCCGGTCGTCCCGTGCCGTTCCGCGTCCAGAGGCGCGGGCCGGCTCGTCACGTCACGGCGCTCGACCTCACCACCTCACCGCCTCGCGGCACCACCGCCTCGCGACCGGGAGGACCGGGAGGAGTGAAAGGAGTGGAAGGAGCGGGAGGAGCGGGAGGACCGGGCCTGCGTGCTGTTCGCCGTGCCGCGCACCCGGGTCCGCGCCACCGGGCGCCGCCGGCACCCTGGACGCCCGCGTCAACGGCGAGCCGCCTGACTACCCGGACGGGTGGGTCCGTACCGGCTTCCAGCACGCCCCGCGGGAGGAGGACCGGCGGCCGGCGCACGTCCACCGGCAGGGCCTCCCGCTTCCACCCAGCGACGTCGCGGCTATGAGTCCGCTCACCCCGGAGCACCTCGGCGGCCGGAACGCTGCGCCACCGTGCGGGAGTTGGGCGAAGAGCCTGTGGATCCTGCTGCACCGTGTCCCGCTCCCGGAGTACCCTTCCTTGATCGTTGAAGACGGTGTGCGGGAGCAGAAGGCGGTGCACGGGTGAGCTCCGGAGGGCTTGAGCTACCCCCAGGTGACACGGGTCACGACGGGGACTCCTCCGACGCGCCGCCGGGCGCGGTCTCCCTAGCCCGGCCGGTGGACACGGGATCCGAGATCGGGCCCGAACTGGAGTGGAGCGCGGACGCCTGGAGCGAGGTGCGCACCCGCGCCCAGCGGGCGGGGCGGGCGTACATCTGGCTGAATCTGGTCGAGCAGCGACTGCGCGCCGTCGTGGCCGCGGTGCTGAGGCCGGTCTACGAACCCGTGCACGGCGAGGAGTGGGTCGTCGCCGCGGCCGGCCCGGCCGGTCAGGAGTGGGTGCAGCGGGCCGTCGCGGTACGGGAGGTCAGCCGCCGCAAGGGCTACCTCCTGGACCCCGCCGACGACAACGTCCTCAGCTTCCTCACCCTGCCGCAGCTCAGGGAGCTGATGGTCCAGCACTGGCCCTGTTTCGCACCGTACTTCGACGACCGGCGCGACGTCGAACTGGCGCTGGACGAGCTGGAGGTCGCGCGGAACGTCGTCTCCCGCAACCGGGCGCTGAACGAGACGGTGCTCGCCCAGGCCGAACGGGCCTCGGCACGGCTGCTGGAGATCCTCGGCAGCGGCGCCGGCGTGCCGTCCGGCGACCGGCTCCCGGTGGACGCGGTCGAGGACCTCGTGGGAGACCGGTACGCGGACGTGGTCTCCATCCACCCCGACCGGGTGCGGTTGCAGCGGCAGCTTCCGGCCGAGGACCTGTTCGGCGGCGCCCGGCGCCTCGACGCCGTCGGCATAGGCCTGAACCTCCTGGTGCAGAACTTCTCCGGGCGGCGGCTGGTGCGGCTGGCGGAGTCCGGCTGCCGGGTCCGGCTGCTCTTCCTCAACCCGGCCAGCAGCGCCGTGAAGCGCCGTGAGCGCGAACTGGGCCTGCGGAAGGGTGAACTGAGCCGCTCGGTGGAGATGAACATCCTCCATATGCGGCGGGTGCGCTCACGGCTCCGGGACCCGGGGGCGTTCGAGATCCACGTCTTCGACGAGACGCCGCGCTTCACCGCGTACCTCGTGGACGGGGACGGGGCGGACGGGCTCGCCGTCGTCCAGTCCTACCTCCGGCGGGCGCGCGGTATGGAGGCGCCGGTGCTGGTCCTGCGCGGCGGCGGCCGGACGGTGGTGCGATCGGATCAGGATTCCGAGCACGGGCTCTTCCAGACCTACCGTGAGGAGTTCGAGTCGGTATGGGGCGACTCCCGCCCGGTGTCCTGACCCGGCCGTGTGCCCCCGGCGGACGGCCTGTGGAGGGAGTGTCAGTGCCGCGTGCGAGAGTTCTCGTCAGCAGCACCGAAGCGCACGCACCGAGGAAGCACCAGGCAGCACGCACCGAGGCAGCACGCAACAAGCAGCACCAACCGGCATCAAGCAGCACCGAGGCAGGGCCGAGCAGCACCGACAAGGGGGGGCGGATGACCTGGCACCAGGAGCCACTGGTGGGCTTCGACCTGGAGACGACGGGCACGGACCCGCTCTCGGCACGGATCGTGACGGCGGCGGTCGTCACGGTCGACGGCGACGGCACGGTGCGTCGGCGCACCTGGTTGGCGGACCCCGGCATCCGCATCCCCGCCCAGGCGACGGCGATCCACGGCATCACCAGCGAGCGGGCGGCGGCAGAGGGGCGCCCCGCGGGGGACGTGGCGGCTGA
It encodes the following:
- a CDS encoding SAV2148 family HEPN domain-containing protein, encoding MSSGGLELPPGDTGHDGDSSDAPPGAVSLARPVDTGSEIGPELEWSADAWSEVRTRAQRAGRAYIWLNLVEQRLRAVVAAVLRPVYEPVHGEEWVVAAAGPAGQEWVQRAVAVREVSRRKGYLLDPADDNVLSFLTLPQLRELMVQHWPCFAPYFDDRRDVELALDELEVARNVVSRNRALNETVLAQAERASARLLEILGSGAGVPSGDRLPVDAVEDLVGDRYADVVSIHPDRVRLQRQLPAEDLFGGARRLDAVGIGLNLLVQNFSGRRLVRLAESGCRVRLLFLNPASSAVKRRERELGLRKGELSRSVEMNILHMRRVRSRLRDPGAFEIHVFDETPRFTAYLVDGDGADGLAVVQSYLRRARGMEAPVLVLRGGGRTVVRSDQDSEHGLFQTYREEFESVWGDSRPVS